The stretch of DNA CCGTGACGATCCGAAAGGTGGACGGAGCTTTCTCGGCGGGTGCGGGTGGCGGCGCAGCCTCGAAACCCACGGCGGCAGCCAAGCTGACGAACAAGGAGAGACATATCATCCGCTCCTCCGTCGTTCCGAACGGCCGTCGCGACCCGTCTCCGGGGGGATCATCCGAACAGTCCTCTCACGATCGCGCCGGCCACTATCCCGCCGAGTGCGATCGCAATCCCGTAGGGTAGGGTCCTTTCCCGAAGCGTCGATCGCGTCCCCGCGTTCGTCCGGGCCATGCGGATCGGCAACCATACCACGACCAGCAATCCTCCCGCGATGGCGACCGCGGGAAGAAAGACGAGCAGGTCCGCAGGGGTGAACCAAAATGCGGTGGCAGCCAGTAACTTGACATCCCCGCCGCCCAGCACGCCTCTGGAAAAAGCCACGCTTCCCACCATCAGGATGGGAATGAGAATGGCGGCATTCATCCAGAGCGCCTTCTCCACCCCCGAAAGAACCGACACCGCAATGCCTGCGGCGAGCAGTGCGATGACGAGCACGTTGGAGATCCTTTGCCGATAGCCGTCTTGGCCGGCCGCAATCGTCAAGAGGATCGCAAAGAGGACGAATGCCCAGCCCGGGGAATTGCCGATCAGATTCACCGGGGCTCCTCCACCGCAGCAAGGTTGGCCGCGGCTTTTTCGTAGTAGATGGGGCGGACTTCGACTGCGTGGGCGAAGGCCACAATCGCCCGATCCCGCTCGCCTCGCGCGGCCGCCGCGATCCCCGCGTCGTTCAGCCGGCGCGCATAGTCCTCATCGGTCTCGCCCGGCTCACGAACCGGAAGCGATCGGGCATCGACCAAGTCGAGGAGATCGAGATTGCTCTGTGCTCGAGCATGACGCGGTTCCAGCACAAGCGCCTTCACGAGCGGCGCGCGCGCTTCGCGCCAACGTCCCTGAAGCATGAGGGACCAACCGAGGTTGGAGTACAGTGTCGCATTCTCCGGACGGAGGGCGATCGCCCTTTGGTAGAAGCCGGTGGAGGCGGCAAAATCGCGTTCTCGATCGGAAGATACCGCGCAACCGTTGAGTACGACCCAGCTTGCGGCCGTTGAAGCGCACGCTCGCTCCAGAAGTGGGGCCGCATCGTCGCGGCCCGCCTTCATCGCAGCCATGGCCGCGCGTTCCAACAGGCGCTGATCCTCGGGCGTTTGGTGCAGTCGAACCATGTACGACGCGAGAGCGCGGGGATGATCGCCACGAGCGTAGGCGAGGTCGGCGGTGACCTCGTCGAGCGCCTCCGGGTCCGCGCCTTCCGACGCGGCTTGGCGCAGAAGTGCATCGGCCTGCTGCAATCGGCCCGCGGTCAATGAAACCCGTGCCTCGTCGAGCAAATCTGCCGCGGGTGCCAAGGCCAGTGCGATCGACAGCAGGATCGGTGCCCTCATCTGTCGCACCAGACGAGACCACGAAGCGGCGGTACGATCGCACCGCGAGCCGCCTGGGCCAATCGTAGCGTCGCAACGTCGTCGTGGTCGATCAGATTGTCTTCCAGCAGCATGGCAATGACATCGTCATCGAGCGTGACGGTCTCGATCAAGCGCGCCATTTCTGGGGCGACCTCGAGCGATTTCTGCGCGTCCGGGATGGCACTAGCATGGCCGGTCCCGACTGTTACCGGATCCGATGTGCTCGCAAGCGTCGGAAGAGCAGATTCCGATATCCCGCTTGCTTCGGGCGAGAGCGCGCTGATCTTCTCGATCGGGGAATGCGGTACCGGGTCATCGTTCGGCTTCGTCGCAGCGATTACCAGCGCCGGCGCCTTCTCGTCGCGCTTGGGCCAGATCGGTGTTTCGCGGGTGACCAGTTTGGTCGTCGCCCTTCCCGATGGTACCAGACGGGGACCGACGTCGGGCGATCGAACGGGTTTCACGCGCCGGGTAATGGCGGCTTGAGCCAGCCGACGTTCCTGTTCGTCGACCTGTCGCGCCAACTGCGTGAGTGCCCCGTCGTCGACGGGGGCCGATTCGAGACCCGAAGCGACGCGACGGTTCTCGGCTTCGAGAAGGAGGGCGCGCGCCTCTTCCGGACGATTGGCGCGGCTGAGCGTATGGGCCAGCGCGACGTAGAGGTCCGGGCGGTGCGGTGCCAGTGCCAACGCCTGCTCGTAGTTCGTGGCGGCAAGGTCCGTCCGCCCCATCCGGTCGTATGCTGCAGCCAGCAAGACGTATACGTCGGGATTGTCGGGTTCCGCCCGACGCGCACGCCGATAGGCTTCGATCGCGAGACCGACGTTGCCGAGGCGCATCATCGCGTTTCCTTCGGCAATCCGATCCGAGGCAGCCAGATTGCCCGCCTGGAGTGGCTGCTGGATCATTCGGATCTGCGTTGTCGGCGTCGTGCAGGCAGCCGTTCCGGCCGCAAGAACGAGCGTCAGGGCGAGCGAACGGTGCATCACGTCTTCTCCTATCCGAGCGCCGGCAGAAGGTTGCGCACGACGCGGATAACGGCGGGAATCATCAGCACGCCGATCATTGCCGGAAGCATGCATCCGACGAGCGGCATCGAGAGGAGCACGGGCACACGGTGCGCCCGTTCTTCGGCTCGTAGTTTCCGCTTCTCCCGCATCTCGGCGGCGTAGGTGCGCAGCGTCGCCGCGATCGAGGATCCGAGCTTGGTCGACTGGATGAGCAGTGTGGCGAATGCGCGGATATCGTCAACGCCCGCCCGATCAGCCATCCGCCGGAGCGCGTCCTCACGACTACGGCCGGCCCGCATCTCGAGCGTCACGGCGGCGAACTGTTCCGCCAGCAGCGGATGCGACGTCGCCATTTCCATGCCCACACGGTTGAAGGCTGCTTCGAGCCCGAGGCCCGCCTCGACGCAGACCAACATCAGGTCGAGCGCGTCGGGGAAGCCATTCTGCATTTCCTCACGCCGACGGTCCGCGCGAATGGTGACGAGGAGAGAGGGTACGTAGAGGCCGAATAGCGCAGCGATCACGCCGCCCACATAGAGCTTTACGAGCTGGTCGATACCTCCCACCGCCCACATCCACGTGACGACGAGCGCCGGGAGGGCGAGAACGAGAACGAACCGGATCAGGGTATAGACCCGGGGTGCGGCGGGCGAGGTATAGCCTGCTTCGAGCAGTCGGCGACGAAGCGTCGCATCCTTCGTATCGACGAGCGAAAGCCCGCTTTTCTCGATCGAATTGACGAGACGGACCCAACGACCCTGCGCCCGGTCGGCTCGGAGGGTCGCGGCGGTTTTTCCCGAGCGCGCGATTTCGGCGGGGCGTATCCGGGCGCGCACGGACTGACGTTGCCCGATCCGCGAGCCAGCCAGCATGATGACGAGTACCACCGCGAAGAAGATCATCGCGAGGATTGCGTAGCGGGCAAATTCGTTTGCGCTGAAATAGTCGATCATCGTCTCGCCGCTC from Sphingomicrobium sp. XHP0239 encodes:
- a CDS encoding A24 family peptidase, which produces MNLIGNSPGWAFVLFAILLTIAAGQDGYRQRISNVLVIALLAAGIAVSVLSGVEKALWMNAAILIPILMVGSVAFSRGVLGGGDVKLLAATAFWFTPADLLVFLPAVAIAGGLLVVVWLPIRMARTNAGTRSTLRERTLPYGIAIALGGIVAGAIVRGLFG
- a CDS encoding type II secretion system F family protein yields the protein MIDYFSANEFARYAILAMIFFAVVLVIMLAGSRIGQRQSVRARIRPAEIARSGKTAATLRADRAQGRWVRLVNSIEKSGLSLVDTKDATLRRRLLEAGYTSPAAPRVYTLIRFVLVLALPALVVTWMWAVGGIDQLVKLYVGGVIAALFGLYVPSLLVTIRADRRREEMQNGFPDALDLMLVCVEAGLGLEAAFNRVGMEMATSHPLLAEQFAAVTLEMRAGRSREDALRRMADRAGVDDIRAFATLLIQSTKLGSSIAATLRTYAAEMREKRKLRAEERAHRVPVLLSMPLVGCMLPAMIGVLMIPAVIRVVRNLLPALG
- a CDS encoding tetratricopeptide repeat protein, which translates into the protein MHRSLALTLVLAAGTAACTTPTTQIRMIQQPLQAGNLAASDRIAEGNAMMRLGNVGLAIEAYRRARRAEPDNPDVYVLLAAAYDRMGRTDLAATNYEQALALAPHRPDLYVALAHTLSRANRPEEARALLLEAENRRVASGLESAPVDDGALTQLARQVDEQERRLAQAAITRRVKPVRSPDVGPRLVPSGRATTKLVTRETPIWPKRDEKAPALVIAATKPNDDPVPHSPIEKISALSPEASGISESALPTLASTSDPVTVGTGHASAIPDAQKSLEVAPEMARLIETVTLDDDVIAMLLEDNLIDHDDVATLRLAQAARGAIVPPLRGLVWCDR
- a CDS encoding tetratricopeptide repeat protein gives rise to the protein MQQADALLRQAASEGADPEALDEVTADLAYARGDHPRALASYMVRLHQTPEDQRLLERAAMAAMKAGRDDAAPLLERACASTAASWVVLNGCAVSSDRERDFAASTGFYQRAIALRPENATLYSNLGWSLMLQGRWREARAPLVKALVLEPRHARAQSNLDLLDLVDARSLPVREPGETDEDYARRLNDAGIAAAARGERDRAIVAFAHAVEVRPIYYEKAAANLAAVEEPR